The Enterobacter asburiae genomic sequence AGCTGGGTTGGGATATCGAACCACAGAATATTGCACTGACAAACGGCAGCCAGAGCGCGTTTTTCTACTTGTTTAACCTGTTCGCAGGGCGTCGCGCCGACGGCACCACCAAAAAAGTGCTGTTCCCGCTGGCGCCGGAGTATATCGGCTACGCCGATTCCGGCCTGGAAGAGGATCTGTTCGTCTCCGCGCGCCCGAACATTGAGCTGCTGCCGGAAGGCCAGTTCAAATATCACGTCGATTTTGAACACCTGCATATTGGTGAAGAGACGGGCATGATCTGCGTATCGCGTCCGACTAACCCAACGGGCAACGTGATCACCGACGACGAACTGATGAAGCTGGATGCGCTGGCGAATCAGCACGGCATTCCGCTGGTGATCGATAACGCCTACGGCGTGCCGTTCCCGGGCATTATCTTCAGCGAAGCACGTCCGCTGTGGAACCCGAACATTGTCCTGTGCATGAGCCTCTCTAAGCTGGGTCTGCCGGGCAGCCGCTGCGGCATCATCATCGCTAACGAGAAAATCATCACCGCCATTACCAATATGAACGGCATTATCAGCCTTTCACCGGGGGGCATTGGCCCGGCGATGATGTGCGAAATGATTAAGCGCAACGACCTGCTGCGTCTGTCAAATGATGTGATCAAGCCATTCTATTACCAGCGCGTACAGGAGACGATTGCGATACTTCGCCGCTACTTGCCGGAAGAACGCTGCCTGATCCATAAACCTGAAGGGGCGATTTTCCTGTGGCTGTGGTTTAAGGATTTGCCTATCACCACCGAACTGCTCTACCAGCGCCTGAAAAAGCGCGGCGTGCTGATGGTTCCAGGCGATTATTTCTTCCCGGGGCTTGATAAGCCGTGGCCGCATACTCACCAGTGCATGCGCATGAACTATGTGCCCGATCCGGAAAAAATCGAAGCGGGTGTTAAAATTCTCGCCGAAGAAATTGAAAAAGCCTGGCGCGAAGACGGTCAGTAAGTTCTTACGCCAGATTATGCAGCCGTTCGGCGCGTAGTCTGGCAGGCTCAACGCAGCGCAACGCGTGGGTTGGACAGGCCTCCACGCAGGCCGGTCCGCCTTCGCGATGCAGGCATAAATCACATTTCAGCGCCTGCGGCTTATTTCCCTCCAGGCGCACCTGCATCGCCCCAAACGGACATGCCACCACACAGCTTTTGCACCCAATGCAGCGCGTCTGCTCAACGAGCCAGGCTCCCGCCGTACGGCTGATGGCATGGGTTGGACAGACGTTAGCACACGGCGCATCCTCGCACTGATGGCAACCCACTGCCGTTGTGTAGTCGTCCCCCTTAACCACCCGAAGGCGGGGCGTAAAAGCATGAGCGGAGACGGCGTCCTGATGCGACACCGCGCAGGCCACTTCGCAGGTGCGGCACCCAATGCATTTTTCCGCATCCGCCACGATAAATCGGTTCATCTGTTACGCCTCGCGCACGTTAAAATCCAGTTCTTTTGAGATATCCGCTGGCGCTACCGTTGGAATCAGAATGAATGTAAGCCGGATAAAACATAACGACTCCTGATATCCGTGCTTAATTCCCGCCCGTCGCCAAATACGGGCGAGAGTGCCCGGTTTGATTTTCTTTAAGAATGATACACATGATGCACATCTTTATTGATGGCGCAGATCGCATTAGCGTATCAGGAATATTAATGAGGAAGTCATGACGGGAAGGGAAACGGGAGACTGGTACTCTCAAATATGCCCGGCGGCGCTTCGCTTGCTCGGGCCTACGTAAAACTGCGATGACAGTCCATGTAGGCCGGATAAGGCGAAGCCGCCACCCGGCTTTACCGCATCAGAAACGCCAGGTCAGGCCGGTCATCAG encodes the following:
- the avtA gene encoding valine--pyruvate transaminase, whose protein sequence is MTFSLFGDKFTRHSGITRLMEDLNDGLRTPGAIMLGGGNPAQIPEMNTYFQTLLAQMLESGKATDALCNYDGPQGKTELLALLAEMLRDELGWDIEPQNIALTNGSQSAFFYLFNLFAGRRADGTTKKVLFPLAPEYIGYADSGLEEDLFVSARPNIELLPEGQFKYHVDFEHLHIGEETGMICVSRPTNPTGNVITDDELMKLDALANQHGIPLVIDNAYGVPFPGIIFSEARPLWNPNIVLCMSLSKLGLPGSRCGIIIANEKIITAITNMNGIISLSPGGIGPAMMCEMIKRNDLLRLSNDVIKPFYYQRVQETIAILRRYLPEERCLIHKPEGAIFLWLWFKDLPITTELLYQRLKKRGVLMVPGDYFFPGLDKPWPHTHQCMRMNYVPDPEKIEAGVKILAEEIEKAWREDGQ
- a CDS encoding 4Fe-4S dicluster domain-containing protein; its protein translation is MNRFIVADAEKCIGCRTCEVACAVSHQDAVSAHAFTPRLRVVKGDDYTTAVGCHQCEDAPCANVCPTHAISRTAGAWLVEQTRCIGCKSCVVACPFGAMQVRLEGNKPQALKCDLCLHREGGPACVEACPTHALRCVEPARLRAERLHNLA